In one window of Cytophagaceae bacterium ABcell3 DNA:
- a CDS encoding GTP-binding protein → MQKPVTILTGFLGAGKTTFLNSILAERKGVRFAIIENEFGEESIDGELILRSDDNFVEMNNGCLCCTLNDNLYDILNQLHERSEQFDELIIESTGIADPAGIAAPFLTHPAIKKAFPLKRIVCLADAVLAEDRLKETEEARKQMAFSDIILINKTDCITEGYHTELGELFSKLNPMAKIMAGNKNGYPISEIFNYEREEHVGTETFKHQDHDHGHHHHHHGDISALTFTFSEPFDVDELYNRLFVFLQFQSKDLYRMKGVVDNGSHTHQVVFQSVGKSLNVEEGHEWKEVAKRKSRIVFIGKSLKAEGYEKMLRQCLVKG, encoded by the coding sequence ATGCAAAAGCCAGTAACGATTCTTACCGGGTTCCTTGGAGCGGGTAAGACCACATTCTTAAATAGCATTTTAGCAGAAAGAAAAGGTGTTCGTTTTGCCATCATAGAAAATGAGTTTGGCGAAGAGAGCATAGATGGAGAGTTGATTCTTCGCTCTGATGATAATTTTGTAGAGATGAACAATGGCTGTCTATGCTGTACCCTCAACGACAATTTATATGACATTCTTAACCAGCTTCATGAAAGAAGCGAGCAGTTTGATGAGTTGATAATCGAGTCTACTGGCATTGCTGACCCAGCGGGTATTGCAGCTCCTTTCTTGACACACCCTGCCATAAAAAAAGCTTTTCCTTTAAAACGCATAGTTTGTCTGGCTGATGCTGTATTGGCTGAAGACAGGCTAAAGGAAACAGAAGAGGCCAGAAAACAGATGGCTTTTAGTGATATAATTTTGATCAATAAAACAGATTGTATTACAGAGGGGTACCATACTGAACTTGGAGAACTGTTTTCAAAACTAAACCCCATGGCGAAAATTATGGCCGGAAATAAAAACGGGTATCCTATAAGTGAAATCTTTAATTATGAGCGAGAGGAACATGTTGGTACAGAGACTTTCAAGCACCAAGATCATGATCATGGTCACCATCACCACCACCACGGTGACATAAGTGCTTTAACTTTTACTTTTTCAGAACCTTTTGATGTCGATGAGCTTTATAACCGCTTGTTTGTTTTTTTACAATTTCAATCAAAAGACCTGTATAGGATGAAAGGTGTTGTTGATAACGGAAGCCATACACATCAGGTTGTTTTTCAATCTGTCGGTAAAAGTCTAAATGTGGAAGAAGGGCATGAATGGAAGGAGGTAGCTAAAAGAAAAAGCCGGATAGTTTTTATCGGCAAGAGTTTAAAAGCTGAAGGCTATGAGAAAATGCTTAGGCAATGTCTGGTAAAAGGGTAA
- a CDS encoding acyl carrier protein — protein MNLQDLIISIVAKINGVPKEEVSLSHKLKEDLGMDSLDSLELITEIEQEFSLYIPEETEINSVGEIVQYVERHTSDKN, from the coding sequence ATGAACCTACAAGACTTGATTATCAGTATTGTTGCCAAAATCAATGGGGTGCCTAAAGAGGAAGTCTCTTTATCTCATAAACTAAAAGAGGACCTTGGAATGGACTCTTTAGATTCACTTGAGTTGATAACCGAAATTGAACAAGAATTTAGTTTATACATTCCTGAAGAAACTGAAATAAACAGTGTAGGTGAAATTGTACAATATGTAGAAAGACATACTTCTGATAAAAATTGA
- a CDS encoding transcriptional repressor, whose product MLKAADILKKRKLKATAIRTKLLQSIISSEKALSHAELAEVIVQKADRVSIYRNLIVLTNAELIHKIVDQTGTARYIFNTHQHANEKIGSHPHFKCTNCDMVYCLPDLPKEYLASLSKLHLKNVTFLAEGMCQKCS is encoded by the coding sequence ATGCTAAAAGCAGCGGATATATTAAAGAAAAGGAAGCTGAAAGCCACAGCAATACGTACAAAACTTTTACAATCCATTATTAGTAGCGAAAAAGCCCTTTCTCATGCAGAGTTGGCTGAGGTTATTGTGCAGAAAGCTGACAGAGTTAGTATTTATAGAAATCTTATCGTCCTTACCAATGCTGAGCTTATCCACAAAATTGTAGACCAAACTGGAACTGCCAGATATATTTTTAATACACATCAACACGCCAATGAAAAAATCGGCAGCCACCCCCATTTTAAGTGTACAAACTGTGATATGGTTTACTGTTTGCCCGACTTGCCTAAAGAGTATTTAGCAAGCTTATCTAAGCTACATTTAAAAAATGTTACTTTTTTGGCAGAAGGGATGTGTCAAAAATGCTCATAA